The genome window CGTTGTAATGTCGCAAAAACTCACACACCTTCAAAGTTTACTCTATGTTGCGATCTAGTATCctgttttttaattaaaatttatttttattaacttATGGCTGTATTCGACAACAAGATTCATCTTTCTCTAAAATGATCAAGTCAACTCACCGATAGCAGCAATCCAATACAGATTATaataacaaaaacaacaacaacagcaACAACAAACTAGAACGAGAACTAGGAGGACAAATCGCATTCCACTGAGAGATGGCGACCGCCAGCTCAGAACCGGCGACAACAAACATAAGTAACACAACTTGCCTGGAACTTGCTCTTCATGGCGAGTATCTAGCCAGAAATGGTAAACTCAAAGAATCTGTCGAATATTTTGAGGAGGCTATTAAAGCCGGCCCGGATGATCCTCACACCAGATCGGCAATCTACTCTCAACTAGGTAATGCCTACTTCTACTTGGAAGACTTTCAGAAGGCGCTTGAGTATCACAAAAAAGATGTTAAACTTGTTAATGATATCGGTGATCTGAGAGCTGAAGCCAAAGCCTGCGGAAATCTAGGCAATGTTCTCAAGATGTTAGATAAATTTGATGAAGCCGCGGTCTATTGTCGTAGGCATCTTGAATTAAGTAAAAAACTCAATGATGAAGAAGGGGAAAGTCGAGCCCATTATAATTTAGGCAATGTTTATTATACTCAGGGAAGGCGTATGAAACTCAATGAAAACGGTGAATTAACGGATGAGGCCAAATCTATTCTTCGCAGAGCAATTGAGTATTACGAGACGAACTTGGATCTTGTATCAAAAACCAACGATTCAACATCGATGGGTAGAGCCATTGGAAATATTGGAAATATTCATTACATGTTGGATAATTTTGAATTGGCCGTCAAATGTCATGAGAAACGATTAGCTTTAGCCCTTCAAACAAATGATAAATCAGCCCAAAGAAGAGCTCATATTAATCTAGGCAATGCCAATATTTTCATAAAAAACTTTCCCGTGGCAGTAGAACATTATTCGGCCACCTTGAAACTAGCCCAAGAACTCAAAGACAAGAGTACTGAAGCTCTCGCCTGTGAACATTTAGCGAACACCTACTCAATTCTCAGTGACTTTCAATCAGCAATCACTTATCATTTAAAATTTCTTGAATTGATAAAAGAATTCGATGATAAACTTGGAGAGGGTCGCGCTTGTTGGAGTTTAGTGAACAACTATCAAATGGTTAATGACCCTGAGTCAGCATTAAGCTTTGCAAAACGACATTTAGACATAGCAAAGATGCTAGGCGATGAAGCTGGTAGGGAAAGTGCGGAATCGAATATTGAAGAATTAACAGAAATATTGGCTCAGAAACAGGCCGCTCAAATGTCTTCTCAACACAATTTTGAACAACCAAATAAGTTTAGGCTCACCCCAGACAAAAGGCAAGATCAAGAACAAAGAAGATTCAAAAAACAACTCAATAGTCATGCAATCGCGGATATTGATGGTTTAGCAGCGAGAAGAAAAGGTAGAGGCACTGTCAAGAGCTCGTCAAGTGAACGATTATTTGATATGATCGCCCATTTTCAGAGTGGCCGAATAGATGATCAACGTTGTGAGATATTACCAAGTCTAAATACTAACGCCAAATCTAGAATAGCCTACAACGATAAAGAGAATTCAGGTGATATGGAACCATCGAATAGAATCGCCGAAAGCGGTGGTCGTGGTAGTAGTAGTAGAGGAAGCCAACCATCTATGACGAACCCGTTAAGCGCGGTCTCGGCCGCGGCCTCTGCCATCAAAAAGACCTATCGTAAAGCATCATTAAGTGCATACCCGACTATTGCACCGAGCATTCATTTTCAGCGCCGTCCAACAGTTTCAGCCGAACATCGAGAGGAGCTCTTTGATCTGATTGCTGGAGCTCAAGGTCAAAGGATGGATGAACAAAGAGCCTCACTGCCGGCTTTAACATTGGCCAACGGCGTCTTGAAAAATCCAAGAAATGCTAATTTACTCAGCAGAGGCCATACGATTGATCATTCTACATCAGCAAAGATCCCGATGGGACTTCATGTGGAAACAGTCCCAGAGAGTATACCGGAAATTGtctcaaaaaaagaaaaatctcaTTCAATCACTCCTCAAGTGATCTCAAACAATACATTCAGAGCCTCTACCACGAAGCCTAAGCTGTCCAGACACTTTCAGACAGTTGATTCGAGTGAACAATCTCATAATGGAGATCTCTTTGATAATTTGATGAAATATCAATCTACAAGATTGAATGATCAAAGATCAGAGATTCCCAAAACGGGTCTTCGATCTAGTCAGCCGGACAACAATAAAAACCAAGAAGAAACCTTTCTGAATCTTATTAGTAAATGTCAATCAAGTCGAATTGATGATCAACGATCGGCACCTCCAGCGAAGAATAAAAATGTTTAGTAACACCTGTTACTAAGTTAAGTTTTGTACATATTATCTAAAGTTTAATAAGTGTATCAATCTTGATGGTTCGGTTGGTGCTCTACAGATTGGACATTCGGGTCGTTCTTTCAACCATTTGTGTATACATGTCCAACAGAATATATGTCCACAAACAGTACTTGTAGGCTCTGTCCTAGTCTCAGAACAAAGTTGACAAAGGAGTTTTTGATCGATGTCTGGATTGAGATTTGCTATCTTGGTAGTAGTGTTTTCGGTATAAAGCTCGGTTTGACGTGAGATGGTTAGTAGAAGTTTAATTAACGACATACAGCCGAGGATTCTGTACATTAGACTTATCTTATTTGACTGATATAGATTATGATCTTCAGTAGAATAATCAAAATTGGTAACTCTTTTCGAAATGTCGTAAAAATCACCAAAGAGAAAGAAGGTAATCATGTGTAAATCTTTTAATGAGTTCGCATAAGGTCTCGGAATCTCCGAAGGTGTT of Cryptomeria japonica unplaced genomic scaffold, Sugi_1.0 HiC_scaffold_1542, whole genome shotgun sequence contains these proteins:
- the LOC131873350 gene encoding uncharacterized protein LOC131873350, whose translation is MATASSEPATTNISNTTCLELALHGEYLARNGKLKESVEYFEEAIKAGPDDPHTRSAIYSQLGNAYFYLEDFQKALEYHKKDVKLVNDIGDLRAEAKACGNLGNVLKMLDKFDEAAVYCRRHLELSKKLNDEEGESRAHYNLGNVYYTQGRRMKLNENGELTDEAKSILRRAIEYYETNLDLVSKTNDSTSMGRAIGNIGNIHYMLDNFELAVKCHEKRLALALQTNDKSAQRRAHINLGNANIFIKNFPVAVEHYSATLKLAQELKDKSTEALACEHLANTYSILSDFQSAITYHLKFLELIKEFDDKLGEGRACWSLVNNYQMVNDPESALSFAKRHLDIAKMLGDEAGRESAESNIEELTEILAQKQAAQMSSQHNFEQPNKFRLTPDKRQDQEQRRFKKQLNSHAIADIDGLAARRKGRGTVKSSSSERLFDMIAHFQSGRIDDQRCEILPSLNTNAKSRIAYNDKENSGDMEPSNRIAESGGRGSSSRGSQPSMTNPLSAVSAAASAIKKTYRKASLSAYPTIAPSIHFQRRPTVSAEHREELFDLIAGAQGQRMDEQRASLPALTLANGVLKNPRNANLLSRGHTIDHSTSAKIPMGLHVETVPESIPEIVSKKEKSHSITPQVISNNTFRASTTKPKLSRHFQTVDSSEQSHNGDLFDNLMKYQSTRLNDQRSEIPKTGLRSSQPDNNKNQEETFLNLISKCQSSRIDDQRSAPPAKNKNV